A window from Citrus sinensis cultivar Valencia sweet orange chromosome 3, DVS_A1.0, whole genome shotgun sequence encodes these proteins:
- the LOC102610147 gene encoding probable ribosome biogenesis protein RLP24 — MRLEKCWFCSSTVYPGHGIQFVRNDAKIFRFCRSKCHKNFKMKRNPRKVKWTKAYRRLHGKDMTQDSTFEFERKRNRPERYDRNLAENTLKAIKKIDKIRVAREERHHKLRMKGKKAKEQKEAAIELEQGIHLVKAPSVLAQDQSLTLPKIKVKVQAQAEENQAMEE, encoded by the exons ATGAGATTAGAGAAGTGTTGGTTTTGCTCCTCCACCGTATATCCAGGCCATGGTATTCAGTTTGTTCGCAACGATGCCAAG ATTTTTCGCTTCTGTAGAtccaaatgccacaagaaCTTCAAGATGAAAAGAAATCCTCGTAAAGTAAAATGGACAAAGGCCTACAGGCGGCTGCACGGGAAGGATATGACTCAG GACTCTACCTTTGAGTTTGAGAGGAAGCGTAATAGGCCAGAGAGATATGACAGAAATCTCGCAGAAAACACTCTGAAGGCAATCAAGAAGATTGATAAAATCAGAGTAGCCAGGGAGGAGAGACATCATAAACTGAG AATGAAGGGAAAGAAAGCCAAGGAGCAGAAAGAGGCTGCGATCGAATTGGAGCAGGGCATCCACCTGGTCAAGGCCCCATCTGTCCTTGCACAGGACCAATCTCTTACTCTTCCAAAGATCAAAGTCAAGGTCCAAGCCCAGGCAGAGGAGAATCAAGCCATGGAagagtaa